In Hyphomicrobiales bacterium, the sequence CGGCGCCGGCAGCTCGGACTTGACCGGCAAGGCCTGCAGCCCCAACACCGTCCACTGGACCTACGACACCTATGCGCTGGCCCAGGGCACGGGCGGCGCCATGGTGAAGGCCGGCGGCGACAGCTGGTTCTTCCTGACCGCCGATTATGCCTTCGGCCATGCGCTGGAGCGCGACGCCAGCGCCACCGTCACCAAGAACGGCGGCAAGGTCGTCGGCGCGGTTCGCACCCCCTTCCCCGGCACCGACTTCTCCTCCTTCCTGCTGCAGGCGCAGGCTTCCAAGGCGAAGGTCATCGGGCTGGCCAATGCCGGCAGCGACACCACCAACGCGATCAAGCAGGCGGGCGAGTTCGGCATCGTCGCCGGCGGCCAGAAGCTCGCGGGCCTGCTGGTCTTCATCACAGACGTCCATGCGCTCGGCCTGCAGGCGGCGCAGGGGCTGGTGCTGACGGAGTCGTTCTACTGGGACAAGGACGACCAGACCCGTGCCTGGTCGGAGCGCTTCGCCAAGCTCAACGGCGGCAAGAAGCCGACCATGGTCCATGCCGGCGTCTATTCAGGCATGCTGCACTATCTCAAGGCCGTCGAGGCCGCGAAGAGCAAGGACAGCGCCGTCGTCATGGCCAAGATGAAGGAGACCCCGACCGACGATCCGCTCTTCGGCAAGGGCACGATCCGCGTCAACGGCCGCAAGGTCCACGACATGTATCTCTACGAGGTCAAGAAGCCGTCCGAGTCGAAGGGCCCGTGGGACTACTACAAGCAGATCGCCGTGCTGCCGGGTGACCAGGCCTTCCAGCCGCTGGCCGAGACCGGCTGCTCGCTCGTCAAGTAAGGAACGCGAAAACCACGAGCGTCCTTCTCGGGCGGAGCAAAGCGCCGACCCGAGAATCTCGTGACCAGAGGACGCTGGTTTCCAAGATGGTCAGGCCAAGCCCGACCATGACGAGCGCGACAACGATCCCGGGCCGCATGGCCCGGGACGCCGGATTTCGCAAAACCTTTCGATTTCGCCATTCGTTGAGCCCATCATGTTCGAACTTCTCGGAGTCCCGCCCCAGGCGCTGTTCGGCCAGGTTCTTTTGGGCCTGATCAACGGCTCGTTCTACGCGATCCTCAGCCTCGGGCTGGCGGTGATCTTCGGGCTCCTGAACATCATCAACTTCACCCATGGCGCCCAGTATATGATGGGCGCCTTCGTCGCCTGGATGTGCCTGAACTATCTCGGGCTGAACTACTGGGTGGCGCTGCTGCTGGCGCCGATCATCGTCGGCGCGACCGGCGTCGCGGTCGAGCGATTACTGCTGAAGCGCATCGCCCATCTCGACCATCTCTACGGCCTGCTGCTGACCTTCGGCCTGGCGCTGATCATCCAGGGCCTGTTTCGCAACTACTACGGCTCGTCGGGGCTGCCCTACGCCATCCCGCCGCAGCTCTCGGGCGGCCAGAATCTCGGCTTCATGTTCCTGCCGAACTATCGCGCCTGGGTGATCGTCGCCTCGCTGGTGGTCTGCCTCGGCACCTGGTTCCTGATCGAGAAGACCAAGCTCGGCGCCTATCTGCGCGCCGCGACCGAAAACCCGACCCTGACCCAGGCCTTCGGCATCAATGTGCCGCTCCTGGTGACGTTGACCTACGGCTTCGGCGTGGCGCTCGCCGCCTTTGCCGGCGTGCTCGCGGCGCCGATCTACTCGGTCAACCCGAACATGGGTGGCGACCTGATCATCGTCGTCTTCGCCGTCGTCGTGATCGGCGGGATGGGCTCGATCATGGGTGCCATCGTCACCGGCTTCTCGCTCGGGCTGATTGAGGGCCTGACCAAGGTGTTCTACCCCGAAGCGGCCGCGACCGTGATCTTCATCATCATGGTGCTGGTGCTGCTGGTGAAGCCCGCCGGCCTGTTCGGCCGCTCGGCCTGACGCAAGCGAGGACAAAGACATGACCAACCTTGCTTCGACCGACGCTCCCGCCGCCGCCGTCCT encodes:
- a CDS encoding ABC transporter substrate-binding protein, which codes for MKLKTILATTALAALMASPALAQQISIKAGVLNDRSGLYADLSGEGSVIAARLAVEDFKAADKGIKVEIVSADHQNKPDVGSTIARQWYDQDGVDLILDVPTSSVALAVSQITKEKNKIHINSGAGSSDLTGKACSPNTVHWTYDTYALAQGTGGAMVKAGGDSWFFLTADYAFGHALERDASATVTKNGGKVVGAVRTPFPGTDFSSFLLQAQASKAKVIGLANAGSDTTNAIKQAGEFGIVAGGQKLAGLLVFITDVHALGLQAAQGLVLTESFYWDKDDQTRAWSERFAKLNGGKKPTMVHAGVYSGMLHYLKAVEAAKSKDSAVVMAKMKETPTDDPLFGKGTIRVNGRKVHDMYLYEVKKPSESKGPWDYYKQIAVLPGDQAFQPLAETGCSLVK
- a CDS encoding ABC transporter permease; the protein is MFELLGVPPQALFGQVLLGLINGSFYAILSLGLAVIFGLLNIINFTHGAQYMMGAFVAWMCLNYLGLNYWVALLLAPIIVGATGVAVERLLLKRIAHLDHLYGLLLTFGLALIIQGLFRNYYGSSGLPYAIPPQLSGGQNLGFMFLPNYRAWVIVASLVVCLGTWFLIEKTKLGAYLRAATENPTLTQAFGINVPLLVTLTYGFGVALAAFAGVLAAPIYSVNPNMGGDLIIVVFAVVVIGGMGSIMGAIVTGFSLGLIEGLTKVFYPEAAATVIFIIMVLVLLVKPAGLFGRSA